In the genome of Populus alba chromosome 11, ASM523922v2, whole genome shotgun sequence, one region contains:
- the LOC118047435 gene encoding uncharacterized protein, with protein MGGEDGDGDRNWDFHLRTLSNSTRDSNLANNPASDPSLLHSVKRLHELCKEENSEDLIARVYPQINKLFQRSVSLLSQSTNSYGLLLLAILQFFLDFGEVVLHDADPSLRTFLRSCLSREFADPVVAEATLDFLNVNKKKILTSFPTLLPQFFPLLLKLIAWNGEKLEKSFMKIFPGLMMSPGSFLPLFPSLVDLPILVVALQKVERSSGSLIGSSIASIQKSTAPEMLLALMDEAYTGSTIADGGADSESEDSSAIDAADPFFLEFLKDENDGLPERHWTSPAMVATLQATINTPQSDRLKQMLKMTPRLLDVYFAISLRDVNDSLICALIPLLMSRNDTMFPDKIFSYEVRKRLLEFMLAAFQRSPNFIALLKKPIMDRLGEAYDSPAKTELALQLCWAIGEHGGGGGSHKDAARELFESLELLLYENLSTSRLGLRESALRSGGESSRKSSQSRLLCFVVTAIAKLASYHRELLPRARVSLGKVARSRISDVRVWRRARDYLGLMNEPAICLSVLGPSRPSDGNMQKPGTVNWSEGGTKMIAHIPFYILGEQEGPPFHDFSFSDIFPRR; from the exons atgggaGGTGAAGATGGTGATGGAGACAGAAACTGGGATTTCCATCTCCGGACATTATCAAACAGCACTAGAGACTCTAATTTAGCAAACAACCCTGCGTCCGATCCCTCTCTTCTCCATTCC GTGAAGAGGCTTCATGAATTGTGTAAAGAAGAGAATTCAGAGGATTTGATAGCCAGGGTTTATCCGCAGatcaacaaactctttcaaCGCTCTGTTTCTTTGCTTTCTCAATCTACAAACTCCTATGGACTTCTCTTGCTG GCTattcttcaatttttccttgattttggaGAGGTGGTTCTGCATGATGCGGACCCTAGTTTGCGGACATTTCTTCGTTCATGTTTGAGCCG TGAATTTGCAGACCCAGTTGTTGCAGAAGCAACTCTTGACTTTCTAAATGTGAACAAGAAAAAGATTTTAACTTCTTTCCCCACCTTACTACCTCAG TTTTTTCCATTGTTGCTGAAGCTGATTGCATGGAATGGAGAAAA ATTAGAAAAATCATTTATGAAGATTTTTCCAGGGTTGATGATGTCACCTGGATCGTTTCTTCCTCTATTTCCATCTTTAGTGGATTTGCCAA TTTTGGTAGTGGCATTACAAAAGGTAGAAAGGAGCTCAGGTTCACTTATTGGAAGCAGCATAGCCTCCATCCAGAAGAGTACGGCTCCTGAG ATGCTACTTGCTCTCATGGATGAAGCTTATACTGGCTCAACAATAGCAGATGGTGGGGCCGACTCTGAATCTGAGGATAGCAGTGCAATAGATGCAGCTGatcctttttttcttgaatttctcAAGGATGAAAATGATGGGCTTCCC GAACGGCATTGGACTTCTCCTGCAATGGTTGCCACTTTACAGGCTACAATCAACACCCCTCAGTCTGATCGGTTAAAGCAAATGCTCAAAATGACACCTCGACTTCTCGATGTGTATTTCGCTATATCGTTGCGTGATGTTAATGATT CTTTAATCTGCGCATTGATTCCCCTGCTTATGTCAAGAAATGACACAATGTTTcctgacaaaatattttcttatgag GTTCGTAAGAGGCTCTTAGAGTTCATGCTTGCTGCATTTCAGCGATCTCCAAACTTCATTGCTCTCCTGAAG AAACCTATCATGGATAGGCTTGGAGAAGCCTATGACAGCCCTGCAAAG ACAGAATTGGCTTTACAGCTGTGCTGGGCCATTGGAGAGCATGGTGGGGGAGGTGGATCTCACAAGGATGCTGCTCGTGAGCTTTTTGAGAGTTTAGAACTGCTTTTATATGAAAACCTATCCACTAg TCGTCTTGGTTTAAGAGAGTCAGCTTTGAGATCTGGTGGTGAAAGCTCAAGAAAGTCATCACAATCAAGGTTGCTTTGTTTTGTTGTAACAGCCATTGCAAAGCTTGCCTCATATCACCGGGAATTATTACCGAGGGCACGCGTATCCTTGGGCAAG GTAGCCCGATCTCGGATCTCAGACGTTAGGGTTTGGAGGCGTGCACGtgattatttgggtttaatgaATGAGCCTGCAATTTGTTTGTCTGTTTTGGGGCCTTCAAGACCCTCAGATGGAAACATGCAAAAGCCAGGAACTGTCAACTGGAGTGAAGGTGGCACAAAGATGATTGCACATATTCCGTTTTACATTCTTGGTGAACAAGAAG GTCCGCCTTTCcatgatttttccttttcagaTATCTTTCCTAGAAGATGA